The following proteins are encoded in a genomic region of Necator americanus strain Aroian chromosome II, whole genome shotgun sequence:
- a CDS encoding hypothetical protein (NECATOR_CHRII.G7327.T2) codes for MFCSGGYHKMFVPKLFSPSANTAIGTFIVNCWVLDAEHKDQIRGNPCYRVLFSFKMTHLTNDGTVERMLKMRFIVCMGALLPGIGCYFCIAYTYIFQFNLIANFTQSDQCPGVHSMLPPVSYAIGIWEPQRYVWLFIMFLHCPLRMFFVILYRRAFRNAAPKSTAYRRVIYFYTKTMWSELFGLVAVSILDIKCNFVIHAIAYAIWIISFNFNMLFNTILHHFGGIRETSQKYEVIWRIKAFTFVTGLLLSLSTAVSYPLFLAYCIPQAYVAFSVAEYMLVGYNSFFYCLSYWEFPRCRLTLGVFDAPKKVRCATVPSTIAKVPL; via the exons ATGTTCTGCTCGGGAGGTTACCACAAGATGTTTGTTCCGAAGTTGTTTTCACCCTCAGCAAACACCGCAATTGGCACTTTTATCGTTAACTGTTGGGTCCTTGATGCCGAACACAAG GATCAAATTCGAGGAAATCCGTGTTATCGTGTTCTGTTCTCATTTAAAATGACGCACTTAACTAACGATGGAACTGTGGAGCGGATGCTAAAAA TGAGATTTATCGTATGCATGGGGGCTCTTCTGCCAGGAATCGGTTGCTACTTCTGTATCGCCTACACTTACATCTTCCAGTTCAATCTCATTGCAAACTTCACTCAGAGTGATCAGTGCCCTGGAGTTCACTC GATGTTACCTCCCGTTTCTTACGCTATTGGCATTTGGGAGCCACAACGTTACGTTTGGCTCTTCATCATGTTTCTGCACTGTCCGCTGCGGATGTTCTTCGTGATT TTGTACCGGCGAGCTTTCCGAAATGCTGCTCCAAAATCGACGGCTTATCGGCGAGTGATCTATTTCTACACGAAGACTATGTGGTCGGAGTTGTTCGGGCTTGTGGCCGTCTCCATCTTAGATATAAAATGTAATTTTG tgataCATGCTATAGCATACGCAATCTGGATCATCTCCTTCAATTTCAATATGTTATTCAACACTATTTTGCATCATTTTGGAGGGATTCGCGAAACGTCACAAAAG TACGAAGTGATCTGGCGGATCAAAGCATTCACATTCGTCACTGGTCTTCTTCTATCGCTCTCGACCGCCGTCTCATATCCACTATTTCTCGCGTACTGCATTCCTCAAG CGTATGTGGCATTCTCCGTCGCCGAGTACATGCTCGTCGGGTACAACTCGTTCTTCTATTGTCTTTCATACTGGGAGTTTCCCAGATGTCGACTAACGCTCGGAGTATTTGACGCTCCGAAAAAAGTTCGATGTGCTACCGTACCATCAACTATTGCAAAAGTACCGCTTTAA